A region from the Brassica napus cultivar Da-Ae chromosome C8, Da-Ae, whole genome shotgun sequence genome encodes:
- the LOC106353578 gene encoding myosin-11 isoform X1: MGTPVNIIVGSHVWVEDSDVAWIDGEVEKLTGEVVIQATTGKTITAKLSKIYPKNVEAPAGGVDDMRKLSYLHEPGVLQNLKIRYELNEIYTYTGNILIAINPFQRLPHIYDAHMMQQYKGAPFGELNPHVFAVADVAYRAMINEGKSNSILVSGESGAGKTETTKMLMRYLAYLGGRAVTEGRTVEQQVLESNPVLEAFGNAKTVRNNNSSRFGKFVEIQFDKQGRISGAAIRTYLLERSRVCQISDPERNYHCFYLLCAAPQEEIEKYKLGHPKTFHYLNQSKCYELVGISDAHDYLATRRAMDIVGISENEQEAIFRVVAAILHIGNVEFTKGKEVDSSVPKDDKAKFHLKTAAELLMCDLKALEDALCKLVMVRPEEVIKRSLDPESAVTSRDGLAKTVYSRLFDWLVNKINNSIGQDANSKCLIGVLDIYGFESFKTNSFEQFCINFTNEKLQQHFNQHVFKMEQEEYTKEAIDWSYIEFVDNKLKLTWKS, encoded by the exons ATG GGAACTCCAGTAAATATTATTGTAGGTTCTCATGTTTGGGTTGAAGACTCAGACGTGGCTTGGATTGATGGTGAGGTTGAAAAGCTCACTGGAGAAGTTGTGATCCAAGCGACAACTGGAAAGACG ATCACTGCAAAGTTGTCAAAGATATACCCAAAGAATGTGGAAGCTCCTGCAGGTGGTGTTGATGACATGAGAAAGTTGTCTTACCTGCACGAACCTGGTGTCCTTCAGAACTTAAAGATCAGATATGAACTTAATGAGATCTAT ACATACACAGGAAACATCCTTATAGCGATTAATCCTTTTCAACGGTTGCCTCACATCTACGATGCCCATATGATGCAACAATACAAAGGAGCACCTTTTGGAGAACTAAATCCTCATGTTTTTGCTGTCGCTGATGTTGCATACAG GGCCATGATTAACGAAGGGAAGAGCAATTCGATTCTTGTAAGTGGTGAGAGCGGAGCTGGAAAAACTGAAACCACTAAGATGCTTATGAGATACCTTGCGTATTTAGGAGGTCGTGCAGTTACAGAAGGAAGGACTGTTGAACAACAAGTTCTTGAA TCAAATCCTGTCCTTGAAGCCTTTGGTAATGCAAAAACTGTGAGGAATAACAACTCAAG TCGCTTTGGTAAATTTGTTGAAATCCAATTTGATAAGCAAGGAAGAATATCTGGAGCTGCCATAAGGACCTATCTTCTAGAGAGGTCTCGTGTGTGTCAAATCTCTGATCCGGAGCGCAATTACCACTGCTTCTATCTTCTTTGTGCAGCACCCCAGGAG GAAATTGAAAAGTACAAGCTGGGCCATCCAAAGACCTTTCATTATCTGAACCAGTCTAAGTGCTACGAGCTTGTCGGTATAAGCGATGCTCATGATTATCTTGCCACAAGGAGAGCTATGGACATTGTCGGAATTAGCGAAAATGAACAG GAAGCAATTTTCAGGGTGGTTGCTGCAATTCTTCATATTGGAAACGTCGAGTTTACTAAGGGAAAGGAAGTGGATTCATCAGTTCCTAAGGATGATAAGGCGAAGTTTCATCTCAAGACAGCAGCAGAACTTCTCAT GTGTGATTTAAAAGCTCTTGAAGATGCATTATGTAAACTTGTTATGGTCAGACCCGAGGAGGTTATCAAGAGAAGTCTCGATCCAGAGAGTGCTGTTACCAGCAGGGACGGTCTCGCTAAGACAGTCTACTCTCGATTGTTCGATTG GTTGGTAAATAAGATTAATAACTCGATTGGACAAGATGCGAATTCAAAATGTCTAATTGGAGTTTTGGACATTTACGGATTTGAGAGCTTCAAAACTAACAG TTTTGAACAGTTCTGTATCAATTTCACTAATGAGAAGTTGCAGCAACATTTCAATCAG CACGTTTTCAAGATGGAACAGGAAGAATACACAAAAGAGGCAATAGATTGGAGCTACATTGAATTTGTGGACAACAAATTGAAGCTGACATGGAAAAGCTGA
- the LOC106353584 gene encoding sterol 14-demethylase, with translation MMVTEAEDFFSKWGESGEVDLKTEIERLIILTASRCLLGREVRDQLFDDVSALFHDLDNGMLPISVLFPYLPIPAHRRRDRAREKLSEIFSKIIGSRKRSGKCENDMLQCFIESKYKDGRQTTESEVTGLLIAALFAGQHTSSITSTWTGAYLMKYKEYFSAALDEQRKLMEKHGDKIDHDILSEMDVLYRCIKEALRLHPPLIMLMRASHCDFSVTARDGKTYDIPKGHIVATSPAFANRLPHIFNDPDSYDPDRFSPGREEDKAAGAFSYISFGGGRHGCLGEPFAYLQIKAIRSHLLRNFELELVSPFPEIDWNAMVVGVKGSVMVRYKRRQLS, from the exons ATGATGGTTACTGAAGCTGAG GATTTTTTCTCGAAATGGGGAGAGAGTGGGGAAGTGGATTTAAAGACCGAGATAGAGCGTCTCATCATCTTAACCGCAAGCAGATGCTTACTAGGTCGTGAAGTTCGTGACCAGCTTTTTGATGACGTGTCCGCTTTGTTCCATGACCTTGACAACGGCATGCTTCCCATCAGTGTTCTCTTCCCCTACCTCCCAATTCCAGCTCACCGTCGCCGCGACCGTGCACGTGAAAAGCTCTCCGAGATCTTCTCAAAGATCATTGGGTCGAGAAAACGCTCCGGGAAATGCGAGAACGACATGTTGCAGTGCTTCATCGAGTCGAAGTACAAGGACGGGAGGCAGACGACGGAGTCCGAGGTCACCGGTCTGCTCATCGCTGCTCTCTTTGCAGGACAGCACACGAGCTCCATCACTTCCACGTGGACTGGTGCGTACCTGATGAAGTACAAAGAGTACTTCTCAGCTGCTTTGGATGAGCAGAGGAAGCTGATggagaaacacggagacaagaTCGATCACGACATCTTGTCCGAGATGGATGTGCTCTACCGTTGCATCAAGGAAGCGTTGAGGCTTCACCCTCCGTTGATCATGCTCATGAGAGCCTCCCACTGTGACTTCAGCGTGACGGCTCGTGATGGAAAGACCTATGACATCCCGAAGGGTCATATCGTTGCGACCTCGCCTGCGTTCGCCAACCGCTTGCCGCATATCTTCAATGACCCGGACAGCTATGATCCGGATAGATTCTCTCCTGGAAGAGAAGAGGACAAAGCCGCAGGAGCGTTTTCGTACATCTCGTTCGGTGGAGGTAGGCACGGGTGTCTTGGAGAGCCCTTTGCTTACCTGCAGATCAAAGCCATAAGGAGTCATTTGCTGAGGAACTTTGAGCTTGAGTTGGTTTCACCGTTCCCTGAGATCGACTGGAACGCTATGGTTGTTGGCGTTAAAGGCAGTGTCATGGTGCGTTACAAGCGTCGACAACTGTCTTAA
- the LOC106353578 gene encoding myosin-9 isoform X2, which yields MRKLSYLHEPGVLQNLKIRYELNEIYTYTGNILIAINPFQRLPHIYDAHMMQQYKGAPFGELNPHVFAVADVAYRAMINEGKSNSILVSGESGAGKTETTKMLMRYLAYLGGRAVTEGRTVEQQVLESNPVLEAFGNAKTVRNNNSSRFGKFVEIQFDKQGRISGAAIRTYLLERSRVCQISDPERNYHCFYLLCAAPQEEIEKYKLGHPKTFHYLNQSKCYELVGISDAHDYLATRRAMDIVGISENEQEAIFRVVAAILHIGNVEFTKGKEVDSSVPKDDKAKFHLKTAAELLMCDLKALEDALCKLVMVRPEEVIKRSLDPESAVTSRDGLAKTVYSRLFDWLVNKINNSIGQDANSKCLIGVLDIYGFESFKTNSFEQFCINFTNEKLQQHFNQHVFKMEQEEYTKEAIDWSYIEFVDNKLKLTWKS from the exons ATGAGAAAGTTGTCTTACCTGCACGAACCTGGTGTCCTTCAGAACTTAAAGATCAGATATGAACTTAATGAGATCTAT ACATACACAGGAAACATCCTTATAGCGATTAATCCTTTTCAACGGTTGCCTCACATCTACGATGCCCATATGATGCAACAATACAAAGGAGCACCTTTTGGAGAACTAAATCCTCATGTTTTTGCTGTCGCTGATGTTGCATACAG GGCCATGATTAACGAAGGGAAGAGCAATTCGATTCTTGTAAGTGGTGAGAGCGGAGCTGGAAAAACTGAAACCACTAAGATGCTTATGAGATACCTTGCGTATTTAGGAGGTCGTGCAGTTACAGAAGGAAGGACTGTTGAACAACAAGTTCTTGAA TCAAATCCTGTCCTTGAAGCCTTTGGTAATGCAAAAACTGTGAGGAATAACAACTCAAG TCGCTTTGGTAAATTTGTTGAAATCCAATTTGATAAGCAAGGAAGAATATCTGGAGCTGCCATAAGGACCTATCTTCTAGAGAGGTCTCGTGTGTGTCAAATCTCTGATCCGGAGCGCAATTACCACTGCTTCTATCTTCTTTGTGCAGCACCCCAGGAG GAAATTGAAAAGTACAAGCTGGGCCATCCAAAGACCTTTCATTATCTGAACCAGTCTAAGTGCTACGAGCTTGTCGGTATAAGCGATGCTCATGATTATCTTGCCACAAGGAGAGCTATGGACATTGTCGGAATTAGCGAAAATGAACAG GAAGCAATTTTCAGGGTGGTTGCTGCAATTCTTCATATTGGAAACGTCGAGTTTACTAAGGGAAAGGAAGTGGATTCATCAGTTCCTAAGGATGATAAGGCGAAGTTTCATCTCAAGACAGCAGCAGAACTTCTCAT GTGTGATTTAAAAGCTCTTGAAGATGCATTATGTAAACTTGTTATGGTCAGACCCGAGGAGGTTATCAAGAGAAGTCTCGATCCAGAGAGTGCTGTTACCAGCAGGGACGGTCTCGCTAAGACAGTCTACTCTCGATTGTTCGATTG GTTGGTAAATAAGATTAATAACTCGATTGGACAAGATGCGAATTCAAAATGTCTAATTGGAGTTTTGGACATTTACGGATTTGAGAGCTTCAAAACTAACAG TTTTGAACAGTTCTGTATCAATTTCACTAATGAGAAGTTGCAGCAACATTTCAATCAG CACGTTTTCAAGATGGAACAGGAAGAATACACAAAAGAGGCAATAGATTGGAGCTACATTGAATTTGTGGACAACAAATTGAAGCTGACATGGAAAAGCTGA